The Deltaproteobacteria bacterium DNA segment ATCAGGTCTTGAGCGCTCCCCTTCTTTATCCTCCCCGCCTTGTAGTCCTCAAGGGACTCCCTTACGCCTGCTACATAAGCGTTGTCTTCGGCCTTCACAAGCTCCTGGTAGCGCTCTTCTGAAAGGACGACATACATGGGCTCGTTATTCTTGATAACATGAACAGGGCCCTTACCCAGTTTTTCATCAACAGCCGAAATGCCCCGTCTCTTGATCTCCTGCGCTGCAATGGTATTCATTACAATACCTCCATAAGTATCTATTTTAGTACTGGTTTAAGTATAGCTCTGCCGGTTTGCTGTTACAAGTTTTTTTTAACGCTATGTATAGAAAGATCATGAACTTAGAGCCTTCCCTAAAAAGTCAACTTTCGGGCAGTGTCTTCTCAAATAAACGCAGCATATTTCCGCCAAGAATGGCCCTTATCTCCTCTTCCGTGAAATGAGCTTGAATCATGGCCTCCGTGAGAAGCACCAGACCGGCGGCGTCTACCACCGCCGTAGAACCGTCAAAGTCCGACCCGAGGGCAACATGTTCAACGCCGACCAAGAGGGCAAGATAGCGCATGGCCTTGACCGTATCTTGGAGCTTCTTTCCGCATACGGCATGTTTAAAGAGGCCGATTCCAATTACCCCTCCCCTCGCGGCGATTCCCTTCAAGTGATGATCTGAAAGGTTCCGCACCGTATCACAGGTGCCGCGGACACCGGTATGAGAGACAATAAGCGGACTACCCCCTATGCCTAGAATCTCGTCGATAGCCTGCGGTGAGGCATGGGCCAGGTCGATAATCATTCCCAACTCTTCAGCACGACTCACCACCTCCCTTCCAGGGGGCGTCAAGCCGCCTTTTTTCTTTCCATGGGCAGAGCCGGTAAGCTCGTTATCAATAAAATGGGCAAGACCGAGAATACGAAAGCCCGCCTCAAAAAGTCGATCCAGGTTTTCCGGTTTTCCCTCCAGCGCATGAGCGCCCTCGAGGGCAAGCATGGCGCCCACCACGCTTTGCCCCTGGCTGCGTCTTAATATCAGGTTTTCCAGTTTATCCCTGCCGGTAATCAGTTCCAGTTCACCATTAGAGGCCCTGACGCTATTGTGCAGTTTTTCGGCCTGATACAGGGCGCGCGCCATGCGGCTTGAATGGGTCTCTTTGGGCCAGTCATGAGACTTTGTGAGGGTCTTTATGGCATCGGGGCTTTCACTGTTGCCATCGAGTTTAATGAAGAGAGGAAATTGGGTGACCACAGAAAAAACCTGAAGTCCCACCTGCCCTTCTTTGAGCCGGGGCAGATCGACATGTCCATGTGACGACCGGACAAGGATATCCCGCTTCCACAGGAGCGTATCGGCATGAAGATCGACAATAAAGAGATTTCGGTGCAAGGCTTGGGCAGCGGGACCGGCACGGTAGGGAGGCTTGATTCTGACACGGTTAATGAGCCGGTCTGCCATGGAAGCGCAACCGCTTACGGCAAAGAGCATCAAAGTGAGCGTTAAATAACTTATATAAGGTTTCAAGGGGAACTCCTTTTTATAAGTCTTTGTATTGATCTGACAGTTTCAGGGCGGGGGGTGGTAAAAGCTTTACCCCATAAAAAAAGCAATTGAAGGGCAGTTTATTATTCAACCACCCCTGGCCCCTACCCTCAAGGGGCATAAATCCGTTATCAAGGCGGGGGATTTTTGGCGCTCTTGCTCCCCTCCTATATTAGGAGGGGTCGGGGGTGGTATGATCTTCACGTATCGCTGCATCCTATCCAAAAAACTCCCCTCCTGTTTCAGGAGCACCCATCCGAGCATAAAGGGCCGGGGGTGGTAAAAGCTTATATATTTCCCGTGCCTTAGCGTATTTCTGAAATCAATCATCAGGAAAATAATCGCCGTTAAGAGCAAAAAAGAGCCCATTTTCAGGGATTTATTATTTGATTTCAATGGGTTGACTTGGTCCGATCCCACCCGCAATTTCTTCCCCAATTATTCCTGGGTTAATCTTTCTATATTGAAGTGCAAGTCTTTTAATTCATAGCTGTCTACCTTTATCTCTTCTTGCCATTCTAATAATTCAGAATTTATTTTTATGATATATTTCCCATTTTCCAGGTAATCATGAAATTTAAATAAGCCCTTCTGAGTTGTTCTCGTTTCCAAAATCGTTTTATTATCTTTTTGCAACAGCAGTTTTGTATGCCCTAAAGGGGTATATTCATTGACAGTGATATACCCTTCAAGAAGCGTCCTGACTTTTTTGCGCTCAACATACACGGGGAATGGCCCCACCCTGCCCTGCCCTTCATAATGTTCGCCACTCAGATAATTTAATTTAGATTTCTTTTCAGTGTCCGGGCCTACGGCACAGGAAATGGTGGAGAGAGTTATAAGAACAAATATTAAAAGGTAAATGCGCATGGAATAAGCTCCTTTTTTTAACTAGTTAGCTTGACACGATCCCTCTGTTTTAAACTCCCCTCCTGTTTCAGGAGCACCCATCCGAGCATAAAGGGCGGGGGGTGGTAAAGGCTTCACCCTATAAAAAACAAAGGAAGGGAAATGGATTATTCAACCACCCCTGGCCCCTACCCTCAAGGGGCATAAATCCGTTATCAAGGAGGGGAACTTTAACTCCCCTCCTGTTTCAGGAGCACCCATCCGAGCATAAAGGGTCGGGGGTTGTAAAAAAATTACATGCCTTTCTCGGCCTTTCTGCAAATCTTCTCACAAGGCACCCCGTCACGATCGCCATCGAGAGAAGTAACGCCACAGGTATTCAAATAGAACATGGCTTCCTCGCAACTCCCCATTTGCCAGCATCGGCGTTTCTGGCCGCAATTAAAATCAGTTGTATTGCCGGATGATTTTTTTTCACGTTTACGTTTTCGCCATTCCCAGGGCGGTACCTGGTCAGGGAAGGACCAAATCCCTTTTTTTAGTCTTTTGGCTTCTTCCATTATGGTGAGAAGTTCGGCATCATCGCTATATTCATTGGTATACCAGGCGAATCCATATTCAAGCATAAATTTATTAATATCAAGTTCGTCCAGGTAAATTCGAACAAGCGGTACATAATTCTCATCTATGCCGTGCTCAACCACCCAAACCACTCTTCCGGCAATCAAGCTGTCAAGAAATTCCTTGGCCTTTGAACCGGAAGGTTGATCCATCTCCGGAGCATCGATATTGGCAAGTCTGACTCTTGAAGTTTGGCCCTGGAAAAGTATTTCCACCGTGTCACCGTCTGTATATTTCTTATTTTTGGATACAAAAGGAAGAGAAACGACCAGGCCCTCATATCCGGTGGCAAAAGCCGTAGAAGAGAAGAGAAAAAAAGAAAAAAGTGTTAATAAATATACCTGTTTAAACTTCATAATTCTCCTCCAGTTTTAAAATATAAAATAAGTATCTAAAGAGTGGCTGATTATTCAACCACCCCTTAATCCCCTACCCTCAAGGGGCATAAATCCGTTATCAAGGCGGGGAACCTTTAAACTCCCCTCCTGTTTTAGGAGCACCCATCCGAGCATAAAGGCTCGGGGGTGGTAAAAATCTAATATTTGACAGATTAACTCCTGAACCACCGGGTAATTTCTTCAATGGAAATATTTTCAGACGCAACCTTTAGAGTAAAGCTGTGCAATTCGTCGTTAGAAGTCTCCAGTTTATAGCCCTTTCGCAGAAGAAAAAGGGAAGAGGCCGTAATAGCCGTTCGCTTGTTGCCGTCAACAAAAGGGTGATTCTTTATCATACCGTGCATAAGTGCAGCGGCTTTTGTGAATATATCACCGTACAGGTCGCTGCCGTCAAAGGTCGCATCAGGCCTTGCGAGAGCAGAGAGGAGAAGTTTAAGATCCCGGACGCCATGTCTCCCCCCCGTCTCTTCAATGAGGCGATAATGGATGAAAAGGACCTGTTCAGGAGTGAGTGAGCACATTACTCGGCAAGTTTTTTAAGTGCAGGGCGGTACTCTTCGATAAAATCATTTACCTGACAGGCAAACTCTTTATCGATACCCTTATAGGAAGACTCCTTCACCCTGGGTACAATAATTATCCTTTGCCCTTCATTGTCCAGTTCAACATCCACTTCCGCTCCGATACTCAGATGAAGCTTTTCCAGCATCTCCTTAGGGATGGAAACCCCCTGGCTGTTTCCTATATGACATATCTTTCGCTGCATAGAAGACCTCCTGCTATAGTTATTACGATGTTATAACACAAGAAGCCATTTGTCAAATCAGGCGATGATTTTCTTTTTCAACCACCCCTAACCCCTCCTTATCAAGGCGGGGAACATTTTTTAAACTCCCCTCCTATTTTAGGAGCACCCATCCGAGCATAAAGGGCCGGGGGTGGTAAAATCTCCACCTCATAAAAACCATTTGAAGAGCAGTTGATTATTCAACCACCCCTAGCCCCTCCTTATCAAGGCGGGGAATATTTTTTAAACTCCCCTCCTATTTTAGGAGCACCCATCCGAGCACAAAGGGTTGGGGGTGGTAAAATCACCACCAACAGGCAATATAGCAGGCCTTCTTATTTCCTCAAGAATTCTCTCACAGACAGAATCAAGATTATCATAAATATCACTATTCATAAACCTTAATACCCGAATATTTAACCCATTAAGATATCCCGTTCTTTCATTATCATATTCAATCGCTTCATCTGTAAAATGAGAATCACCGTCCAACTCGATAGCGAGCCGCTCTGCCGGACAATAGAAATCCAGGATATATGCACCTACACTATGTTGTCGCCGAAATTTATGACCTTCAAGGGCACTTCTCTGTAAACACGCCCATAATTTCTTTTCAGCAGATGTTGCGCCATTGCGAAGATCCTTTCTTCGCTGCTTAAGGATTGAACGATTGTGGATTGGATTATCTTTAGTCATAAATTTCATTTATTGTTCAACCACCCCTTAATCCCCTACCCTCAAGGGGCATAAATCCGTTATCAAGGCGGGGAACATTTTTTAAACTCCCCTCCTATTTTAGGAGCACCCATCCGAGCATAAAGGGCTGGGGGTGGTAACCCCCCCCATTATCCACCTAAAGCAAGACGAAAACCGGTAATGCCGCCGCATTCATCAGGTTTCCAGCTGCTATGATAGGCAGAGCGCACGCGGTGAGCGCGGGTGATCCAGCTGCCGCCGCGTATGACACGGGCCTCACCGGTTTGAGCGCCCTGAGGGTCGATTTGCTTTTCCCTGGAGTATTCACCAACCCTGTCGCTGCAAAGCTCCCATACATTGCCGTGCATTTGATAGAGTCCCCAATCATTGGAAGGTAATGCTTTGACGTCAACCGTTTCTTCACGATACAAACCTTCCGCACCAGTTCCATAGGGATAATTTCCATTATAATTCACCTGCTCAGTAGTGATATAAGCACCAAAGCTAAAAGGTGTCAAGGTCCCTGCACGGCATGCATATTCCCACTCTGCCTCTGTGGGCAGCCTGAAGCCCGGATCATCCTTTGATTCATTAAGTCTTTCTATGAAACGCTGTACATCACGGCAGGTGACATTTTCCACAGGGCGTTCCATGCCTTTAAAGTCACTTGGATTATCTCCCATAAGGGCCTTCCACAAGGCTTGTGTCACAGGTGTATCGGCCAGCCAATAACCGGAGCTGAGAACCACTTCATGCTGTATTTCATCACTATCCCTGCCCTTCTCACTCTCAGGTGATCCCATCAAAAACCGCCCCGGTGGAATCCAGCGAAAACCCTGGCACACATTGTCGACTGTGAGGCTTACCCAGAGCCCTACGCCCTCTTCACCCCCGTCGCTCGCCCATGTTGGTGGGAATGGTTCTGCTAATTGATTCATGGTTAAGTCCTTACTCCCCTCCTATTTTAGGAGCACCCATCCGAGCATAAAGGGTTGGGGGTGGTAAAAAGCTCCCACCCATAAAAAAACATTTGAAGAGTTGCCGATTATACAACCACCCCTACCCTCAGGGGGCACTTGTACCCTTTAGGGTGTAAATCCGTTATCAAGGCGGGGAATCTTTTAAACTCCCCTCCTATTTTCTAGCAGTAATTCTCATCCCTCTTAAACATATATCTCTCAGGGTCAGATAAAGGTGAAAATCCAAATTTCTCATACAAACCATGAGCGTCAGCGGTTGCTAAAAACCAGAATCTTACCTGTAAGTCGGGGTGTTCAACGATATGTTTCACTAACTGCTTGCCCAAGCCCTTACCTCGATACTCCTCAAAAATAAAGAGGTCCATTAAATATGCAAAGACAACATGATCAGTAAGCACTCTGGCAAAACCTAACATCTTGTCTTCCGCATCATACAAGCCAAAACAAATAGAATT contains these protein-coding regions:
- a CDS encoding prevent-host-death protein, whose protein sequence is MNTIAAQEIKRRGISAVDEKLGKGPVHVIKNNEPMYVVLSEERYQELVKAEDNAYVAGVRESLEDYKAGRIKKGSAQDLIKELGLHK
- a CDS encoding dipeptidase, producing the protein MKPYISYLTLTLMLFAVSGCASMADRLINRVRIKPPYRAGPAAQALHRNLFIVDLHADTLLWKRDILVRSSHGHVDLPRLKEGQVGLQVFSVVTQFPLFIKLDGNSESPDAIKTLTKSHDWPKETHSSRMARALYQAEKLHNSVRASNGELELITGRDKLENLILRRSQGQSVVGAMLALEGAHALEGKPENLDRLFEAGFRILGLAHFIDNELTGSAHGKKKGGLTPPGREVVSRAEELGMIIDLAHASPQAIDEILGIGGSPLIVSHTGVRGTCDTVRNLSDHHLKGIAARGGVIGIGLFKHAVCGKKLQDTVKAMRYLALLVGVEHVALGSDFDGSTAVVDAAGLVLLTEAMIQAHFTEEEIRAILGGNMLRLFEKTLPES
- a CDS encoding thermonuclease family protein, with amino-acid sequence MKFKQVYLLTLFSFFLFSSTAFATGYEGLVVSLPFVSKNKKYTDGDTVEILFQGQTSRVRLANIDAPEMDQPSGSKAKEFLDSLIAGRVVWVVEHGIDENYVPLVRIYLDELDINKFMLEYGFAWYTNEYSDDAELLTIMEEAKRLKKGIWSFPDQVPPWEWRKRKREKKSSGNTTDFNCGQKRRCWQMGSCEEAMFYLNTCGVTSLDGDRDGVPCEKICRKAEKGM
- a CDS encoding type II toxin-antitoxin system death-on-curing family toxin, with product MCSLTPEQVLFIHYRLIEETGGRHGVRDLKLLLSALARPDATFDGSDLYGDIFTKAAALMHGMIKNHPFVDGNKRTAITASSLFLLRKGYKLETSNDELHSFTLKVASENISIEEITRWFRS
- a CDS encoding AbrB/MazE/SpoVT family DNA-binding domain-containing protein; its protein translation is MQRKICHIGNSQGVSIPKEMLEKLHLSIGAEVDVELDNEGQRIIIVPRVKESSYKGIDKEFACQVNDFIEEYRPALKKLAE
- a CDS encoding endonuclease domain-containing protein yields the protein MKFMTKDNPIHNRSILKQRRKDLRNGATSAEKKLWACLQRSALEGHKFRRQHSVGAYILDFYCPAERLAIELDGDSHFTDEAIEYDNERTGYLNGLNIRVLRFMNSDIYDNLDSVCERILEEIRRPAILPVGGDFTTPNPLCSDGCS
- a CDS encoding formylglycine-generating enzyme family protein, producing MNQLAEPFPPTWASDGGEEGVGLWVSLTVDNVCQGFRWIPPGRFLMGSPESEKGRDSDEIQHEVVLSSGYWLADTPVTQALWKALMGDNPSDFKGMERPVENVTCRDVQRFIERLNESKDDPGFRLPTEAEWEYACRAGTLTPFSFGAYITTEQVNYNGNYPYGTGAEGLYREETVDVKALPSNDWGLYQMHGNVWELCSDRVGEYSREKQIDPQGAQTGEARVIRGGSWITRAHRVRSAYHSSWKPDECGGITGFRLALGG
- a CDS encoding GNAT family N-acetyltransferase, with the translated sequence MKYSISTEKSKLNVEEIHNYLCHKSYWAKGRTLENVKKSIDNSICFGLYDAEDKMLGFARVLTDHVVFAYLMDLFIFEEYRGKGLGKQLVKHIVEHPDLQVRFWFLATADAHGLYEKFGFSPLSDPERYMFKRDENYC